GGTGATATTAAGGATGTTAAAATCAAAGGGTCGAGTACCGGGTCGTGGTTGCAGATGAGCCGCAATTGGGGTGTGAATTGGCAGACGGGAGCGAAGTTAGTGGGGCAAAGCTTATCGTTTCAGGTGACGACTAGTGACGGTAAAATGATCCAGTTCGATACCGTTGTGCCAGCTAATTGGCAGTTTAATCAAGTATTTGATGGGAAAAAGAACTTCTAGGAcaatctctctcttttttttttctttttttttttggtttttaaggTGGTTTACAGTTTAGGGTTTTGATTAGTGCATGCCCTTAGGAGTGCatgtttgttttatataaaacaagaaatttaataaacataattgCAAATTATCCTGTTTCATTGCCATGTTATTAAAATGTTTAGTCAACACTTGTTTTCTTACAACTTACATGCAATTACACAAGATCTTACATTATTACACTAATTATTACATTAGGTACAGTCCTAATAGCTTTCCACCTGTCTGTGATTTGACTATGTAAGATTCTAAATACTTGATATCAAGTGTTTTGTCGACAATATAAACTAGATTGATTGAATTCAAAAAGTAAGTCTCAACTGTATTTATGTTtgttcttaatttaattaaaatcaagtttatttttacattaaagaaatataaaacacaatattttttcattaaaaataatacaaatggaataaaataaatttaaaaattctttgttatgttattagttaaaatttacaCTCCTTGTATAGAGTGAGTgtagtaaaaaatattaaaaaatggatACATTGTAGTATCAAGTAGAACTAAAATGTTTTACTGCAATAAATTCTAAGTTACTAAccagaaattaaaatttcaaaataaacataataaaaaaataaatagaaagaaattTATAGAATTTATGGAATGTGCTTAAATTGTAGCATTTTTATGAAAGGGGATCAATCATACGGGCTAACATTGGACCATTGCAATGCATTAGTTTCAAAGCTTTAGCCAACCTAACCTTCGGCCTTTCAAGTCATTCCCAACAAAAGCTCAGGACCTCTTAAGGATGAGTTGGGTCCGACTtgaaccaaattaatttaaagctTGAGTTATCGCTTAATTCGAAATGATTTGAATTTAAgataaacattttttaatttgaattaatctaaattactatttaatttataaagattttatttgatttaagtttggattataaaatgtttactcgagattcattttaatttttttatccctTTGCCATGTACATATTATGGtacatgatatttttttaaaaaacaatttatagTTGCTCCTTTCAATAATATCATTTCTATGATTTAAATATGAGTATATTATCTACAAAACAAGATGATACATAAAGATTGCTAAGGGTCTGCTAGTATAGCATGCCTATTCCTCTGTCTGTTAAAATAGCAcgtctcttttctttttccttgggttttttttttccgatTAAGGTGAAATCTAGGGTGCGTTAATAGAGTTTTGTGATACTGGAGGAGGAGTTGGCGAATCTTAATATCGTTGATGAAGAAAAGGTACCGCTACAATTTCAAAGGCATACAAAAGTGATGGAGGAAGATTATAGGTTATGTTTGGTGGGGCGAGTACTAACGAATAGTGTGGTACATTTTCCGTCTATGAGGAATACTTTGGCTGATCTATGACATCCGCTAGGAGGGGTCTTTATAACAGATATTAGGGAGAAAAGAAGCCTGTTTCGAATCTACTTTGAAATATATCTAAAGGGGCTGATAAATGGTATGCCATGGTCGTTTAATAGGCATCTTACTATATTTCATCGATTAGAACCAGGAGAAGATTCGCTACAAGTCCCACTATTTTTCTCGGAGTTTTGGGTGCAAATTCATAATCTTCCAATGGGGGTGATTTCAGAGGGTTTAGCACgtcagtttgaaaattttattgaccAGTTCATCCAATATGATACAACTTTTGTGACAAGGGGAATAAAGAGGTATATGCGAATCAGGGTTAAATTGGATGTTCGAGTGCCATTGAAACATAAGAAAAAACTATCATTAAACCAAAACTGGGAAGGGTATATTTCATGTCACAGTCAGTAATATAAacttcttttgtttttacataaaacagcAAAGCTCAAGGGCTTTCTCAATATTGTAgccttttttcccttttatctAGGTCCAAACATATAGGTCCACTCTTGTTTTTAGCTTTGAATTATATTTGGAATTCTATTCATATTGTGTTGGTATATTTCATGTCACAGtcagtttttaatttattttcgacaaattaataatttggaaTCTAAACATTTTGGTATGTTCTTTTATTCAAGTTATGTAATTTCGagtccaaaaaagaaaagaaagaaaacaacaaaaagctGGGAGGAAGAAATGTAGGCATGGTAGACAAAAGAAGTGGGTCATGGGATTTTTGCCCCACCAGAAAAGCTGAAGTATCCATGTTGCTATCCTTTGCCGaccaaaaaacaaaaggaataaagtaaattaaaaccAACACATGATTTAAACACTTAGATTCtctaatatttcttttttatttaataattataggattttcgtatttaaattttaatgataaataaaaacacaaaacacTGATAATTGGAAAACAAGTGAGTTAGTGTTACCTTTATAAAATTACGAATGGTCAGATGTAGTGtaggttctgatcatatttGTTCTATTTGACACGATGTCTAGAATTATCCATAGTCCATTCTCaatccataaataagaggataatacgCTGTTTTAGTGCATTCAAACCCACCTCCTCCTACATTGACACAACAATACTCAAACCAGTCAAACTAAgactcaataaaaaaattaataactatttttaaataatagtatttattGAAATCATTTTAAGATATATTTCGCCCAAAAACATAGACTTattatctctttttttcttcttcttatttacAGTCCAACTTATGGATGAACAGATccataaagaaatgaataattTAAGGCAAATTGAGTCTACTTTAAGGAATGTAagattgttgaaaaaaaaaaacagcttaTTTTTAAGACCCAAACATGTTGCTAACTTTGAGGAGAAATAGTTTTTTAAGTAAGGAAATAgttcatttaacataaataaataattaaaatagtctTAAAAACTTGTATGATATGAATTACTATTCATTAactaaatgttttatttaaatttaaatataaaaaattacattttaaatatattttgaccAATCGAGAGTGTTGTTCAATCTAATTCATGaagatatttatataataaaaaaatttacacatGACACACATGGAGAATCCCAAATAAACTTGAAACCtcatgtgtaaatatgtgatcaTTTAAACTCAATtctaataataaacaaaaccaaagctaatctttccaaaattaaaataaagatggaaaattttgggaaaatggGTAATAAGagataagaacaaaaagaaatggTATATACATATAGTATCggtatattaaaaaaaatgtggaGATAGTTGTATATGTGGTGTCGGGTTCATATTACTTTTTCATGTTGTATATGGTAAATGGTATTAATAGGGAGTGAAGATGTAGTGAGGTTGGGCCATGCAGGGAATGTGGTGAACACGGTGTACAATTCATGCTGCTTCACTGTCTCACCTTTGTTTCACATGCAATCACCCCTTTGGAAGCTACAATCCAAAACCTCTTCACTGCCATGTGCCTTGCCCTACCCCTCCATGTGCTTTTCTTTCACCCAATGGAGCTTTTGTTGGCCCATATCACCTTCACATGCACCCTCTGGGGAAGCCAACAATGCCATTAAACCCTAATAATCCAAACTACCTCTTAACCCCCGCTTGTTTTCACTCTTTTCCcctctactttttcttttctatttagcGGTGAGAATGTGTTATAAATGGATTGAGTGTAACATCGAGTTCTCTTCTTTATTGTTAAGGGACTTCAGTTGGacaaattatattagtaattatctTGTGGACtccaatatttgatattttgattgGCATTATTATCCTTATCAGCAATAATCACCTAAGTTTATCCTCTTTTCACATCTCTACATTGGTCCATTCTTGTCTACTAAGGGTGGATTTAGATGaacgattgggtgcggtgcgatgcgtttagcttactttttgtttcATGCTACAGAAtcgttacagtatctaatctcaccgtcaccgctatttttacactaaccgtaggTAAATGCACCGTCTATCCAAACCTACCCTAAATTATCAATTAGTGTGCGTTTACAagtttactaaatttatttctaatatacttgttataaactaaataattaagagaatctatatatttacataatataatatcCGAACCATTGATCTCAGATCTCATTGACAAGTATTATTTGAGTTATAAAATCgtaattaacattaaatttaatgaaaatgcttATTATTTGAAGATATAGGGGTATtctgggaaagaaaaaaaggatagaATGTTGGTGTATATGGCGTTACAGATAGGCAGGCTTTAAGGGTGGTGGCAGAGAGGAGCAGTGGCGTAGCCTCCGTTCCTGACTTGTTGGGCTTGCAAGTTGTGCTTTGGCCTTTCATCACCCAATCATTACACTTATGTCACAGGCTAAAGTACAAAGCTCGTGACCATGGTACAAAATGCGTCTCATGAAGGTTGGTTGATTAGATAGGGAACATTTAGCACACGAAAATTGACCCGATTCTAAAAGAATTCTAAatgaatcctcacttttgggtgTAAAGGCTGCCTTAGGCGAGTCTGGAGCGAACAGattgcctaaggccgcacggatcgcgAGACAAAagatctagccccgtgacacttaAATGTACCTTTTACTGTATATCttctaaataatttatgaaacaaataaaacatgaaaaaattaataaaattttggttcaaatgatcaaattaaaactttagaaattttaatgttctaGATTTGAGTTCTACCATATATCATTTCCTTTTTAGATATATTTTGAGtacaatttgtttttttttatagatttatataaaatgataaaataaaaaattattgttttaaaaggaattttttaaatatttttaattgagttgTCACCCGATTAATttataacatcaatttaattaaatatttcgatataaataagaaaaaacatGTTAATCAATAATGAAGTTTAGAATAGATTaatgaaaattctaaattgGAGAAGTATATATGGttaatcttatttaatttttggtaaaatttgtgcaaaatttcaatttatatagtAAAAATGGAGTTTATATCCACTTTAGgttgttttcttaaaataaatataaaataaataaatgagatatataatggtttttttatataaatgatGATATATATGCTCATGAATTTGTACTgtttttcatattatataatattcttttggtaacatattatatattgtatatttatcttatagttaattatattttatatcatattatttttacgtCACATCGTGTTATTtggtgttttaatttttatttaagaattgaGAGAAGTTATGGatagtttaaatattgtataaagaattatattaatatttttttggcttACTTATAAAAGTATTGTGTTGTGTGGCATGATAGTTTAGATTCAATTCCTAACAACCTACTCGtctcaattattaaaaatacttttaataaaaaataattacaaatattaaactaaatactttttaattttgacaattcaaatgaataaattaaaattaattatgcatTTAGCtaagtaaaaattaaaggataaactACACCAAAtgttactaaactattagtaagtttatgttctggtcacttaacttttaaaaattaaaaaaatagaattgaactattcgaaagtttttatttaagtcattgggctattactttttttaaaaaaaattcaactagCGAGCTTCAAACGACGATTCAACGACCAGTATAGTGATCAATACCTATCATCGCGTAGAAGaatataccttagatccaaaTTCATCTAACGACCAGTATCGGAGATtagagaagaaagttgtttagaTTTTAGTTCACAGATTTGTGATGTAaaagttgtttcataaaaaagaactaaactgtaaaagagaagaagaatgaGAGTTTTCAATTAGTGCATGTAGTGCAAAAGAGAAGGCCATATAGCAATGGTTTTAACAGCTCTGTggcttcaattaaaattttcgaattattcaatgaccattttataaccttttgaagttaagtGGCTAAAACAgaaacttattaatagtttagtgaccttggAGTAGTTTACCCCAAATTAAATCCATTTTAAAAGAATACTACAATGGCATATCCGTAAAATACCATAAAACGGGTGGCAAATTCTTAACTTGCCCTTACAAAAACCCGTTACCACTTACAAGCTCTCTGTATTCTCtcgcaagaaaaaaaaaaagaatttctcaccattttcttcttcctttctctCGAAACAAACAGCTTCCCTCCTCCAccaagcaaaaaaagaaaaaaaaatgaggatccaaaaacatttcaaaaaccCAATGaagaaatcgaaaagaaaatcATCAACAATGAGAAGTAGAGCAAGAAAAGTGGCTAGGAAACGAGTTGTGTGCAGCAGTAAGAGAAGAAGGATTTGCAGCAAGTCTTGTTCTAAGTCGAAGGAGGTAATTTCCGAGAAGCTCGCAGCTTTGAAGAGTTTAATTCCTGGTAATAATGTCAGAAACGGAAGTAATGGGATAGTTAAAGTAGAACAGCTGTTCCAAGAAACTGCAGATTACATCATTGTGTTGAAGACCCAAGCTGTTCTTTTGCAAAAGCTTATTGATTTTTATGATCATGGTGATGAAGGGTCTAATAATGAAATGCAGCACCAAATTGTTCAACAACATCAATCATAGTCATTAAATAATCAttccaagttttttttttttgaactccttttgggatattttcattttcatgcaAGAAGGAAGACAAGATCTTTTGTTACTTGTTTGGTGAAGGAGAAAATGacggaaaatgaaaaagaaaaaagaaaagaaagggttttggaaatctatatatattataagcatagaaaattttctattattttctccttatttctttggcatgtatagacatagcttaaataaatataagcaaaaaaaaaatgcactTGGTTTAAGGTATAGAATTGTAAGAAACAGTGAGTGACGCTAtgttatttgtattatttttcaataattatatgtcacatcaatattttcattttgaaaaatttaaatctaaattaaaattttgaaattcaggATGAAATTATTGAAACTGTAATTCCACGTCATTTCTATccttttaataatattcaactttttctcttgaaaaatttaaaatccaactaaaatattaaatattcagagaaaaacttaatttttattctcctattgaaaaaagataaaaataatttagaagtacagtttgatataatttttacttatgcaaataaaagtaagatataaataaataaaaattaatgtcgAAAGTATAATGCGTACTTGTAGGATTCAGCCTAAACACTTGAGACTGGGCTTTAATTTTTGcctttatttcatttcatagtgataattaagaaaaaaaaagggcaaattactaaaaaagcttttttttttaaatttatcgaaatgggccctttatgtaattatttaccggaatggtccgtTTTCcacgaaatcgcgtccacgtcagcgcgatgtcagggtacgcgccaggaaatcgcgtccatgtaagcgcgatttgctgacgtggacacaaatcgcgccccctaggacgcgatttgctgacgtggcatgaacagtttatgttttttagcttggaaaactttgaaaggccataacttttggctcggttgtccgattgagacgaatttttttttgatttcgaataacttttcgagatctacgcgttGACAAACAGTCGAAGGCGGTTTACCGCACTTTTCGTCGAAAACGATCCTTTGTTCCCCtaaatttcgattttttcggtttaaaattaaattttgaaacattcaaatcattattttccttatttatttgaagtaaacaccggattttttttacagaattgttgtattattttttttttgatttgacacgtgtatggaataggtccgataaatcgttagaacgtaagtaatataattaagataataacagtatttttataatatgtcaattaattagtttagcttagttggttgagatgcttgctcttttcccttaaaaccttggttcaaatcttaacaagtacaatttttttttgaatcaattaactcttcaatattacatcaatagcaacaagtacaaaaaagattcaaaattgttaccaacaagatttgaaccaaggttctaaaaaaaaaagagagtaaataaATGAAGTGAGAAATGGAAAATATAAGAAAGTGGACCCATTGTGAGGGCATGCTCAATCAGTTATTCTTTGTGAGCTATGAATTGTGAAGAAAGTGAAATGTTAAGAAACCCACGTgcaaaagccattttttttggggggggaaGAAAGCTTACAGCTTGGCCCTTTTTCTATCAAATCCCTCCCCTACATTTTTTTTCACATGGGATGGTGATCTTTGCCTCGGCTAAATTTGGCAATTatgccaatttttttatttagtctttTAGACggctttattttaaaaatttaaggaaatagaCCAAATTTAGAGAGAGTGTGCGAAAATGTACCTAATTGAACGTGCTTTCCACTAACGGTCA
The sequence above is a segment of the Gossypium raimondii isolate GPD5lz chromosome 4, ASM2569854v1, whole genome shotgun sequence genome. Coding sequences within it:
- the LOC105780979 gene encoding uncharacterized protein LOC105780979, whose product is MRIQKHFKNPMKKSKRKSSTMRSRARKVARKRVVCSSKRRRICSKSCSKSKEVISEKLAALKSLIPGNNVRNGSNGIVKVEQLFQETADYIIVLKTQAVLLQKLIDFYDHGDEGSNNEMQHQIVQQHQS